DNA from Bradyrhizobium japonicum USDA 6:
CGGCGCGCTTGAGGTGATTGATCTTGAGCGCCATGCCGGCGCGCAGCAATTCGCCCGATGGCGCGAGCATGCGGACATCCTCCGAGCACGAAAAATTCGTCGGGGGATGAACGTGGCGGAACTTGACTTGTTCCGCGCGGAGCGCGGGGCCGGGACGGATCAGCCGAGATCGGCGGCCGCGATCCAGAACACCTCGCCCTCGGATTCCTCGGTGTCGAGCCAGAGCAGCGGCAGTTCCGGAAAGGCCTCGTCGACCAGTTCGCGGCCGCGGCCGATCTCGCAGATCAAGCCGCCATCCGGCGTCAGGTGATCGGGCGCATCGCGCAGGATCCGGCGCACCACGTCGAGACCGTCGGGACCGCCGTCAAAGGCGAGCTTCGGTTCGGCGCGGCATTCCGGCGGCAGCGCGGCCATGCCTTCCGCATCGACGTAAGGCGGATTGGTGATGATCAGGTCGTATCTGTTGTCGCCGAGCGGGGCGAACAGGTCGCCGCGATGCAGGCTGATCCGGTCATCGAGCCCGAATTCGCCGACATTTCGTGTGGCGACTTCGAGCGCGCCCTTGGAGATGTCGACGGCATCAACGGTGGCATTCGTGAAATGATGCGCGGCGAGGATCGCGAGACACCCCGAGCCCGTGCAGAGATCGAGCACGCGTTCGACGGCCGTGGGGTCGTCGATCAGCGAGCCCGCCTCGCCGTCGCCGCCGAAATGCGACTCCAGCAGTTCGCCGATGAAGGAGCGCGGCACGATGACGCGCTCGTCGACATAGAAGGGCAGGCCGCGCATGTAGATCTTGTTGACGAGATAGGCGGTCGGTTTGCGCGTGGTGACGCGCTGATGGATGAGGTCGACGATGGTCTTGCCTTCCGCCGGCGTGACGCAGGCATGGGCAAAGATCTCGAACTGGTCGGGATGCAGATGCAGGGCTTCGCAGACCAGGAAGGCTGCTTCCGCGACCGGGTCGGTCGTGCCATGGGCGAAGGCGAGTTTTGCTTCAACGAAGCGGCTCACGGCATAGCGGACGAAATCGAGCAGCGTGAGCAACTCGCCGCGACCGACCTTCGCGAGCTTTGGCGCGGCGCGGCCGCGCGTGGTCTTCTTGGATGCTCTTGCCATCAGGATCGGGTCCAGCGTGCGGCGGCCTCGTCGTCACGGGCGTGGGCTTCGACCCAGCCGGTGCCGGTGGCGCTCTCTTCCTTCTTCCAGAACGGCGCGCTGGTCTTGAGATAGTCCATCAGGAACTCGGCTGCCTGGAACGCTGCCTGGCGGTGCTGCGACGCCGCGAGCACCAGCACGATGTTCTGGCCGGGCATGAACCGCCCGACGCGATGAATGATGGTGACGCCGTTCAGCGGCCAGCGCGATGTGGCTTCGTCGGCATGGCGCTTGATCTCTTCTTCCGCCATGCCGGGATAATGTTCGAGCGTGAGGGCGGCGATCTTCGCGCTGTCCTCGTCGCCGCGGCAGATGCCGGAAAAGCTCACGACCGCGCCGATGTCGGTGCGGCTCCCGGTCAGGATCGCGATCTCGCGCGCGATGTCGAAATCGTCCTGCTGGATGCGGATGGTGACGGGGCAGGGGCTGACGGGGGCGCTCATGGCCTAGCCGCCGGTCATCGGCGGGAAAAACGCGATCTCGCGGGCGCCCGCGATCACGGCGTCCGATTTGACGTGGGCATGATCGATCGCGGTGCGAATCACCTTCGGCTTCTCGAAGGCGTAGGCATAGGCCTCGCTCTGGCCGGATAGCCAGGCGATCAGCTCCTCGACGGTGCGCACGGTCGCCGGCGGCTCGATGGTCTCCTCGGCCTTGCCGACGCGCTCGCGCACCCAGGCGAAGTACTTCACCTTCATGCCTCATCCTCCTTGATGAGGTGATGGATGCCGGCGCGGAAATAGTCGTAGCCGGTGTATATGGTGAGGATCGCCGAGGCCCAGAGCAGCGCCAGCCCGATCATCGAGACCACGGGCACCACCTCATCACCGGCCGGGCCCGCGAGCAGGAAGCCGATGGCGATGAGCTGAACGGTCGTCTTCCACTTCGCAAGCTTGGTCACGGGAACGCTCACCCGCAACGCCGCGAGATATTCGCGCAGGCCCGAGACCAGGATCTCGCGGCACAGGATCACGATGGCGGCCCACAGCGACCAGCCATGGATGATGCCGTCGGCGGCAAGCATCAGCAGGCAGGAGGCGACCAGCAGCTTGTCGGCGATCGGATCGAGCATCCGGCCGAATGCCGATTGCTGATTCCAGATTCGCGCGTAATAGCCGTCGAGGTAGTCGGTCACTGCTGCCGCGATGAAGATGGCGACCGCGACCCAGCGCAGCCACAGCGGCTGATCCAGAATCGACTGCGCATAGATGCACCCGACCACGACCGGGATCGCGGCGATCCGGCCATAGGTCAGGATGTTCGGGAGGGACATCGCGCGGCTGGTCGTCCCTCGTGTCGTGGCGATGTTCATCCGTCCTACCAATACCGCTCGTGCCTGAAGGTCAACCGTCCCGCTC
Protein-coding regions in this window:
- the prmB gene encoding 50S ribosomal protein L3 N(5)-glutamine methyltransferase, with protein sequence MARASKKTTRGRAAPKLAKVGRGELLTLLDFVRYAVSRFVEAKLAFAHGTTDPVAEAAFLVCEALHLHPDQFEIFAHACVTPAEGKTIVDLIHQRVTTRKPTAYLVNKIYMRGLPFYVDERVIVPRSFIGELLESHFGGDGEAGSLIDDPTAVERVLDLCTGSGCLAILAAHHFTNATVDAVDISKGALEVATRNVGEFGLDDRISLHRGDLFAPLGDNRYDLIITNPPYVDAEGMAALPPECRAEPKLAFDGGPDGLDVVRRILRDAPDHLTPDGGLICEIGRGRELVDEAFPELPLLWLDTEESEGEVFWIAAADLG
- a CDS encoding molybdenum cofactor biosynthesis protein MoaE, whose product is MSAPVSPCPVTIRIQQDDFDIAREIAILTGSRTDIGAVVSFSGICRGDEDSAKIAALTLEHYPGMAEEEIKRHADEATSRWPLNGVTIIHRVGRFMPGQNIVLVLAASQHRQAAFQAAEFLMDYLKTSAPFWKKEESATGTGWVEAHARDDEAAARWTRS
- the moaD gene encoding molybdopterin converting factor subunit 1, translating into MKVKYFAWVRERVGKAEETIEPPATVRTVEELIAWLSGQSEAYAYAFEKPKVIRTAIDHAHVKSDAVIAGAREIAFFPPMTGG
- the pgsA gene encoding CDP-diacylglycerol--glycerol-3-phosphate 3-phosphatidyltransferase — its product is MNIATTRGTTSRAMSLPNILTYGRIAAIPVVVGCIYAQSILDQPLWLRWVAVAIFIAAAVTDYLDGYYARIWNQQSAFGRMLDPIADKLLVASCLLMLAADGIIHGWSLWAAIVILCREILVSGLREYLAALRVSVPVTKLAKWKTTVQLIAIGFLLAGPAGDEVVPVVSMIGLALLWASAILTIYTGYDYFRAGIHHLIKEDEA